One genomic segment of Ipomoea triloba cultivar NCNSP0323 chromosome 9, ASM357664v1 includes these proteins:
- the LOC116029388 gene encoding protein WHAT'S THIS FACTOR 1 homolog, chloroplastic, translating to MEPKILISQPKFTPCYGAFPFCLSYKSSLLQKPRLPLAAQLSVSKQELEKTPFLGKSLGFGGKIESLGGLRKTHLPISPIRAAVKRRKELPLDNVIQREKKLKLVLKIRKLLMSQPNRVMALRELGKYRKALGLQGNRRFIALLKKFPAVFEIMEEGAYSLKFKLTPEAERLYLEELQARNEMEDLLVIKLRKLLMMSADKRILLEKIAHLKSDLGLPFEFRDTICRRYPQYFKVVETGRGPALELTHWDPELAVSAAELAEEENRQRELEERNLIIDRVPRFNRVKLPKGLNLSKGEMRRICQFRDIPYISPYSDFSEIRSGSPEKEKHGCGVVHELLSLTVEKRTLVDHLTHFREEFRFSQQLRGMLIRHPDMFYVSLKGTRDSVFLREAYHDSQLKEKDRLLLIKEKMRSLVSVQRFAWRGVGKRDADKLDGTKPKDEDSGEEGEEGSDIDNLLSDGFDEDGEDYDENDEDFEGDWSDEDDDLPPDFTDDDEITNLENVKSSRKVDDPMKKDEKILVPVFPDGRPRERW from the coding sequence ATGGAACCCAAGATTTTGATATCTCAACCAAAATTCACACCGTGTTATGGTGCTTTCCCTTTTTGTCTCTCGTATAAATCCTCACTGCTTCAAAAACCCAGACTTCCGTTAGCTGCCCAGCTCTCAGTAAGTAAACAAGAGCTAGAAAAGACTCCATTTCTAGGAAAAAGTTTGGGTTTTGGAGGAAAGATTGAATCTTTGGGTGGCTTGAGGAAAACCCATTTGCCCATTTCTCCAATCAGAGCTGCTGTCAAAAGGAGGAAAGAGCTCCCCCTTGATAATGTAATTCAAAGGGAGAAGAAGCTTAAGCTGGTTTTGAAAATTAGGAAGCTTCTGATGAGCCAGCCCAACAGAGTCATGGCACTTAGAGAATTAGGGAAGTATAGGAAAGCATTGGGTCTCCAGGGAAATCGAAGATTCATTGCTTTGTTGAAAAAATTTCCTGCAGTGTTTGAGATAATGGAGGAAGGGGCTTATTCACTTAAGTTTAAGTTGACTCCTGAGGCTGAGAGGCTCTACTTAGAGGAACTGCAGGCTAGGAACGAGATGGAGGATTTGTTGGTTATCAAGTTGAGGAAACTGCTAATGATGTCTGCAGATAAACGGATTCTTTTGGAGAAGATTGCACATTTGAAGAGTGATTTGGGGCTTCCTTTCGAATTCCGCGACACAATTTGTCGCCGATACCCACAGTATTTCAAGGTGGTTGAAACTGGACGAGGGCCAGCATTAGAGTTGACTCATTGGGATCCGGAACTTGCTGTCTCTGCTGCAGAGCTTGCAGAAGAGGAAAACAGGCAACGGGAGCTGGAAGAGAGGAATTTGATTATTGATAGAGTGCCAAGGTTCAATCGGGTGAAGCTACCCAAGGGTCTTAATCTTTCAAAGGGCGAGATGAGAAGAATATGTCAGTTCAGAGATATACCCTATATTTCACCCTACTCTGACTTCTCTGAGATAAGGTCTGGCTCCCCTGAGAAAGAGAAGCATGGTTGTGGTGTTGTGCATGAGCTCTTGAGCCTCACAGTGGAAAAAAGAACTCTTGTTGATCATCTCACTCATTTTAGAGAGGAATTTAGATTTTCTCAGCAGTTGAGAGGGATGTTGATAAGGCACCCTGATATGTTTTATGTCTCTCTAAAAGGTACTAGGGACTCAGTTTTTCTTCGTGAAGCATATCACGATTCTCAATTAAAAGAGAAAGATAGATTATTACTTATCAAGGAAAAGATGCGTTCCCTTGTTTCTGTTCAACGATTTGCATGGAGGGGCGTAGGGAAGAGGGATGCAGATAAACTAGATGGAACTAAGCCCAAAGATGAAGACAGTGGAGAGGAAGGTGAAGAGGGTTCAGACATTGATAATTTACTAAGTGATGGATTTGATGAAGATGGTGAGGATTATGATGAAAATGATGAAGATTTTGAAGGTGATTGGAgcgatgaagatgatgatttaCCCCCCGACTtcactgatgatgatgaaattaCAAACCTAGAAAATGTTAAATCAAGCAGAAAGGTTGATGACCCAATGAAAAAGGATGAGAAGATTCTTGTACCTGTTTTCCCCGATGGCCGGCCAAGAGAACGCTGGTGA